The following are encoded in a window of Streptomyces sp. 11x1 genomic DNA:
- a CDS encoding pectate lyase yields MTAPAEQRVRHRRRVTGRRAVIGSVAALALTGGVLATTSLLSSAGAAATWPTAKGSKAVSSTIGVKGTYDGRLRKFFGKGALGDGSQDEGRDPIFELADGAVLKNVIIGVPGADGVHCKGSCTLKNVWWLDVGEDAASFKGTSSKAVYKVVGGGAKKASDKVFQFNGAGRLSITGFRVQDSGKLVRSCGNCKKQHKRAIVLSDIDVVAPLKAIVGVNANYGDTATLSRIRVHGDPKKKVRTCVRFKGNSSGKEPTQIGVGADGTTCKFSSSAITYN; encoded by the coding sequence ATGACCGCACCTGCAGAACAGCGCGTCCGGCACCGCCGTCGGGTCACCGGCCGGCGGGCCGTGATCGGGTCGGTGGCCGCCCTCGCCCTCACGGGCGGGGTGCTCGCCACGACGTCGCTGCTGTCCTCCGCCGGCGCCGCCGCCACCTGGCCGACGGCCAAGGGCAGCAAGGCCGTCTCCTCGACGATCGGGGTGAAGGGCACGTACGACGGCAGGCTGAGGAAGTTCTTCGGCAAGGGCGCGCTCGGCGACGGCAGCCAGGACGAGGGCCGGGACCCGATCTTCGAACTGGCGGACGGCGCCGTGCTGAAGAACGTGATCATCGGTGTACCGGGGGCGGACGGCGTGCACTGCAAGGGCAGCTGCACCCTGAAGAACGTCTGGTGGCTGGATGTCGGTGAGGACGCGGCCAGCTTCAAGGGCACGTCGTCGAAGGCCGTGTACAAGGTCGTCGGCGGGGGCGCGAAGAAGGCCTCGGACAAGGTGTTCCAGTTCAACGGCGCCGGGAGGCTCAGCATCACCGGGTTCCGGGTGCAGGACTCCGGCAAGCTGGTGCGCTCCTGCGGCAACTGCAAGAAGCAGCACAAGCGCGCGATCGTGCTCAGCGACATCGACGTCGTGGCGCCCCTGAAGGCGATCGTCGGCGTGAACGCCAACTACGGCGACACCGCGACGCTGTCGAGGATCCGCGTCCACGGTGACCCGAAGAAGAAGGTCAGGACCTGCGTGCGCTTCAAGGGCAACAGTTCCGGCAAGGAACCGACGCAGATCGGTGTGGGTGCGGACGGAACCACCTGCAAGTTCTCGTCATCTGCCATCACGTACAACTGA
- a CDS encoding SigE family RNA polymerase sigma factor, with protein sequence MGTVVDDAASVEFHAFFERHYAELSRLAHLLTGEADAADDLAADALLAMWHRWDRVRAADHPVAYARGVVANLARTRIRSAVRERRRVTLFWSQREEKTENPDVPGAVDVQSALRRLPFRKRACVVLRHAFDLSEKDTALALGVSVGTVKSQTSKGMAELQKLLGTEDAPRRMHAGIAGGGATKPRVTRAGVTGTGGRDR encoded by the coding sequence GTGGGCACAGTCGTCGACGACGCAGCCTCCGTGGAGTTCCACGCCTTCTTCGAACGGCACTATGCCGAACTGTCGCGCCTCGCACACCTGTTGACGGGTGAGGCGGATGCCGCCGACGACCTGGCCGCGGACGCGTTGCTCGCGATGTGGCACCGCTGGGACCGGGTCCGCGCGGCGGACCATCCGGTGGCGTACGCCCGTGGCGTCGTCGCCAATCTGGCCCGCACCCGGATCCGCAGCGCGGTCCGTGAGCGCCGCAGGGTCACGCTGTTCTGGTCGCAGCGCGAGGAGAAGACCGAGAATCCCGATGTGCCCGGCGCGGTCGACGTCCAGTCGGCGCTGCGCAGGCTGCCGTTCCGCAAGCGGGCCTGTGTGGTCCTGCGCCACGCCTTCGACCTCTCGGAGAAGGACACGGCGCTCGCCCTCGGCGTCTCGGTCGGTACGGTGAAGAGCCAGACGTCCAAGGGGATGGCCGAGTTGCAGAAGCTGCTCGGCACCGAGGACGCGCCGCGGCGGATGCACGCGGGCATCGCGGGCGGGGGCGCCACGAAGCCGCGCGTGACCCGCGCGGGAGTGACCGGCACCGGAGGAAGGGACCGATGA
- a CDS encoding NCS2 family permease: MSDAQKVADRPAVEPPGANSVDRFFKISARGSTFAREIRGGFATFFTMAYILVLNPIILGSAKDKYGHTLDGAELVTATALVAAVMTIIMGVGGNLPLALAAGLGLNAVVAFQIAPLMSWSDAMGLVVLEGLLICVLVVTGLREAVMHAIPQPLKQAISVGIGLFIAFIGFVDAGFVTRIPDIANTTVPVQLGAGGALSGWPILVFCAGVLLTVALLARKVKGAILISILTMTVVAIVINSVADIKSWGLTTPKVPDDIVAAPEFGLIGDFSLFGSFGETTVITVVLLIFTLLLSDFFDTMGTVVGITAEAGLLDEEGKVPNLGRVLLIDGAAAVAGGASSSSSATSYIESAAGVGEGARTGLSNLITGGLFAVALFLTPLLTIVPMQAAAPALVAVGFLMMTQVKNIDWDKYEIAIPAFLTIAVMPFTYSITNGIGAGFLAFVLIKTVLGKAKEIHWLLWATSALFLVYFAINPIQQLFGVK, encoded by the coding sequence ATGTCCGACGCACAGAAGGTGGCCGACCGACCCGCAGTCGAGCCCCCCGGGGCGAACAGCGTCGATCGCTTCTTCAAGATCAGCGCCCGGGGGTCCACCTTCGCCCGTGAGATACGCGGCGGCTTCGCCACGTTCTTCACGATGGCGTACATCCTTGTCCTGAATCCCATCATCCTCGGCAGCGCGAAGGACAAGTACGGCCACACCCTCGACGGCGCCGAACTCGTCACCGCCACCGCCCTCGTGGCCGCGGTGATGACGATCATCATGGGCGTCGGAGGAAACCTTCCTCTCGCGCTCGCCGCGGGCCTCGGCCTCAACGCGGTCGTCGCCTTCCAGATAGCCCCGCTGATGAGCTGGTCCGACGCGATGGGCCTGGTCGTCCTGGAGGGCCTGCTGATCTGCGTCCTGGTGGTCACCGGCCTGCGCGAGGCCGTGATGCACGCCATTCCGCAGCCGCTGAAGCAGGCGATCAGCGTCGGCATCGGCCTGTTCATCGCCTTCATCGGCTTCGTGGACGCCGGGTTCGTCACCCGCATCCCGGACATCGCGAACACCACCGTGCCGGTCCAGCTCGGTGCCGGCGGCGCGCTGTCCGGCTGGCCCATCCTGGTCTTCTGCGCCGGCGTGCTGCTGACCGTCGCGCTGCTCGCCCGCAAGGTGAAGGGCGCCATCCTGATCAGCATTCTGACGATGACGGTCGTTGCGATCGTGATCAACTCGGTGGCCGACATCAAGAGCTGGGGCCTGACCACCCCGAAGGTCCCCGACGACATCGTCGCCGCCCCCGAGTTCGGACTGATCGGTGACTTCAGCCTCTTCGGCTCGTTCGGGGAGACCACCGTCATCACGGTCGTCCTGCTGATCTTCACCCTGCTGCTCTCGGACTTCTTCGACACCATGGGCACGGTCGTCGGCATCACCGCCGAGGCGGGCCTGCTCGACGAGGAGGGCAAGGTCCCGAACCTCGGCCGGGTCCTCCTCATCGACGGTGCGGCGGCCGTCGCGGGCGGCGCCTCCTCCTCGTCCTCCGCGACCTCCTACATCGAGTCCGCGGCCGGCGTCGGCGAGGGCGCCCGCACCGGCCTCTCCAACCTGATCACCGGCGGCCTCTTCGCGGTGGCGCTCTTCCTCACCCCGCTGCTGACCATCGTCCCCATGCAGGCCGCCGCGCCCGCGCTCGTCGCCGTCGGCTTCCTGATGATGACCCAGGTCAAGAACATCGACTGGGACAAGTACGAGATAGCCATCCCGGCGTTCCTCACCATCGCGGTGATGCCGTTCACGTACTCCATCACCAACGGCATCGGCGCGGGCTTCCTCGCCTTCGTCCTCATCAAGACGGTCCTCGGCAAGGCGAAGGAGATCCACTGGCTGCTGTGGGCCACCTCGGCGCTGTTCCTGGTGTACTTCGCGATCAACCCGATCCAGCAGCTGTTCGGCGTGAAGTAG